atgaagaaaaaaataatCCGGAGATAAAAAAGAAGTAATATTCTTAAAAGCATTTTTTGTCCTGAGGAACACCAACACCTTTCAATTTGTTATCTGTTTAACAATGTTGCTTGTTGATGAAATGAAAGTATCTGTATAAAATGTAACTAAATGTGGGAAATGCTCTGAAATGTGAAGTAACAATATCATGCACTGACAAATTGTAATGTAAAGACAAAAGCTATAGAATTCATCATTGACTGTTTTCTAAGATGATTAGTAAGTTGGAAACAGAAGCTGAGTAGTTTACTTTGCATTACAGATGCAGAATAACTAAAAGTTAGAAATTAAAACAGTTTTATTGGTCTGATGAAGTTGGAGTATGGTCAAAGTATTCAAAGATCTCAGTTGGGATGTCCTCAAAGAAGCACTTAGCACTTTCATTTTGAGGCTTTCCATCCATTCCAACAGTTGTTCCAATCTTGTTCTGAACACTTTTTTGCTCAAGCATATCAAAGAAGTAAGGGTCATCAATTGGTTCTGGAAACACTGGAAATTCCAGTTGTGGTTCATTTGGGATTTGAGGAAATGTGTACTCTGTTGTTGAAGACTCAAAAGAAGGTACCACATGGAGTGGGGTGGCCTCAAAAGCCTGAGAAGAAGTGTTGATGTCACTTTCCAAATTTTGGTGGTTTGGTTTTGTCAAATCTGGTAGGTTGACCATTTTGAACTCTTCAGTGTTTCCCATGTAGGGAGCAGTGTAATAAGGAAGGTAGTTTCCACAGGGGATATTTTCCTCTGGCTTATTGGAGCTGCATGAAATATCCTGAAAGAAATCATATAAATATATTGTATTTGCTATTCTTCATGTTTTTATTAGTGATACTAGCTAATTAATAGAAACTTCCATACATGTTGATTTGCATCTTAAATATTATTAGCATAAATGATATAATATCTAAGTTTAATATAAAAGTGGAAATTTAGTTAGCTTTTGCTACTTTTATAATTAGAATTGTAAAAGAAGCTATTAaggaaaagatagaaagagatacattttttaatagaaaaaattggACATCAAATTTTGCAATTCCATTTATTTATAGTAAGANNNNNNNNNNNNNNNNNNNNNNNNNNNNNNNNNNNNNNNNNNNNNNNNNNNNNNNNNNNNNNNNNNNNNNNNNATGATGATTATTTTTTCTCTTCTATTTGATTATTTTTCTATATattcttcctattttctcttCTCATCTAAACATAGCATAAATGCAAGGGATACTCATCTACCTTACCTCTTCAAATTGTACTTGACTAAGAGGGACTTTtcctttgtttttgttttgcatCTTTGACGAAGTTATTGATGGCTTCCGCAACATCCTCTCTATCCTCTTTCTTCTACTGCTCCAGAAATTCTTTACATCGTTGTCTGTTCTTCCTTCCAAATATGTAGCAATTTTTGCCCATTTGTTCCCAAATTGCCCTTGTAACTCTATTACCAACTTCTCCTCTTCTTCCGTAAACTTGCACCCTCTGCCAATTACAATAATCATACACAACATCCAAACAGAAAAAACACATTGCTACAAAAATGGCAAGAACAtgaaattaaatgctaaaaagaTAATAACTCAAAGTTATCTTATTTAACCTACCATTCATAGTTTTGTATATATAGAATCTGTAATTGACTAATTACATACTTGTTACATCTAAAATCACTCATTTATTTCAACAATAATTGAAGACAGAGTaccaaataagaaaattttaaactACTTTATGCGGATTTTATTGTCTTTGAAACAATTTTTATATACATGTACATAGAATGTAATAGGAACATGCATGACATGTTATTTTCTAGGTttaactaaagaaaaatcaaatgaTACATACATATAACCAGAAACATCGTAGTAGCAACATGCATGAAGTTGAAACCTTCATTTCTAATTAGTTGTGTCTAAAACTATCAAACACACACACGAAAAAACCGTAATAGCGACCACCAATGTGTATCTCGAACTATACTGTAAATCAATAATGCACATTAATTACACCAAAAGAAAATCAATTAATTAAAGGTGAACTAATTAATTAACTCACATCTTCAAGTTTGGTCTAAGCTTGTTAACCCATCGAAGGCGACAAGATTTTCCAGTTCGAGGCAACAAGCCTTTGGATCGAATGGAGCTCCAATCCCTTGCACCATACTTGTTAACATGCTCCTGGAGCACCTCATCTTCCTCTCTGCTCCATGGTCCTTTCTTTATGTACCTTCTATCAAACCCTCTTTCCATCTACTTGTACTACTGATTCAATTTGCATCGAAAATGTTTCAGTTCCTTTTCTGTGTTCTCAACATTCAGTGTTCTCTGTTCTTTATGGTGCTATGGAGTTTTTGAATTGATTTCGATCATGCGCATGATGGTTGTGCTATTGTGTGGTGAGGTTCATGGGATGCGTGATGGAGTCTGTGATTTGATTGGGTGGGGGAAACTAACTGTTTTCTGATGTGTGACGTGGTGCTTTATTATTGGTTGTTTCTTTGAGAGTCATGTGGATGGGAGAGTAGAGGATTCTTGCTGCGACTTCTACACGGACGGTTTCGACGGTTAGTGGCAACATCCACCCCgccatgtttttttatttttttcgaatttaaatatttttaaacgTGTTTAATTACTTAGTAATATATTACTAAGTTGGAAATGATATTATTACAATAATTTTACATGTGGCATCTTTATTGTAGTGGTATTATATcgacaaaaataattatattttatattaattacgtAAATATTtatctaaaataataaatataattaaatgatTGTGTGAAAACCGTTTAATTAAAAtcactttttgaataatatgtttgaaaACCGCTCGTGAGATCACGGAGCACAAACCAAAACCCGATTTTTCATGGAACCCAAACAcattttggctgatttttggctCGTATGCTTTTGGTTCCCTAATTATTCTCTTTCGTatattacaaaaatttaaaattctcttTCGTatattacaaaaatttaaaatttatgtgtTGATGTGTCTTGTATCATATCTTATCATATGTCTGTACTTCAAAAAATACTTATAATctcaaatataataaacatttaaATTACTCTTTAAAAAAGTTTAGATAGAATATTTTGAATATTAGCAAATTTTTATTCTCTAAATACTACTCCTCTCATACATATTACTCCTGCCTGAAAATCATAATATCCACTTGATACGAAAGATAAggatatatttat
The DNA window shown above is from Arachis ipaensis cultivar K30076 chromosome B08, Araip1.1, whole genome shotgun sequence and carries:
- the LOC107611479 gene encoding myb-related protein 305-like, with amino-acid sequence MERGFDRRYIKKGPWSREEDEVLQEHVNKYGARDWSSIRSKGLLPRTGKSCRLRWVNKLRPNLKIGCKFTEEEEKLVIELQGQFGNKWAKIATYLEGRTDNDVKNFWSSRRKRIERMLRKPSITSSKMQNKNKGKVPLSQVQFEEDISCSSNKPEENIPCGNYLPYYTAPYMGNTEEFKMVNLPDLTKPNHQNLESDINTSSQAFEATPLHVVPSFESSTTEYTFPQIPNEPQLEFPVFPEPIDDPYFFDMLEQKSVQNKIGTTVGMDGKPQNESAKCFFEDIPTEIFEYFDHTPTSSDQ